From one Rattus norvegicus strain BN/NHsdMcwi chromosome 7, GRCr8, whole genome shotgun sequence genomic stretch:
- the Znf740 gene encoding zinc finger protein 740 isoform X1, with amino-acid sequence MKEASLLACEGLAGVSLVPTAASKKMMLSQIASKQAENGERAGSPDVLRCSSQMDCKPRFDLSSKGHRKDSDKSRNRKDDDTLAEASHSKKTVKKVVVVEQNGSFQVKIPKNFICEHCFGAFRSSYHLKRHVLIHTGEKPFECDVCDMRFIQKYHLERHKRVHSGEKPYQCERCHQCFSRTDRLLRHKRMCQGCQSKTSDGQFSL; translated from the exons ATGAAGGAG GCAAGTCTTCTGGCTTGTGAAGGCCTAGCAGGTGTGAGTTTGGTTCCCACTGCAGCCAGCAAGAAGATGATGCTGAGTCAGATTGCCAGCAAGCAGGCCGAAAATGGCGAGCGGGCAGGTAGCCCCGATGTGCTGAGGTGTTCCAGTCAG ATGGACTGTAAGCCTAGATTTGATTTGTCTTCAAAGGGCCACCGAAAAGACAGTGATAAATCCCGCAACCGCAAAGATGATGACACCTTGGCTGAGGCCTCTCATTCAAAAAAGACTGTTAAAAAG gtggtggtagtggaaCAAAATGGCTCTTTTCAAGTAAAGATCCCCAAAAATTTTATTTGTGAACACTGCTTTGGAGCCTTTCGGAGCAGTTATCACCTCAAGAGGCACGTCCTTATCCACACGG GTGAGAAACCGTTTGAGTGTGACGTATGTGATATGCGTTTCATCCAGAAGTACCATCTTGAACGCCACAAGCGGGTACACAGTGGCGAAAAGCCTTACCAGTGTGAACGATGTCATCAG TGTTTTTCTCGGACAGACCGATTACTCAGACACAAACGGATGTGCCAAGGATGCCAGTCCAAGACTTCTGATGGGCAGTTTTCTCTATAG
- the Znf740 gene encoding zinc finger protein 740 isoform X6, with protein sequence MAQMDCKPRFDLSSKGHRKDSDKSRNRKDDDTLAEASHSKKTVKKVVVVEQNGSFQVKIPKNFICEHCFGAFRSSYHLKRHVLIHTGEKPFECDVCDMRFIQKYHLERHKRVHSGEKPYQCERCHQCFSRTDRLLRHKRMCQGCQSKTSDGQFSL encoded by the exons ATGGCTCAG ATGGACTGTAAGCCTAGATTTGATTTGTCTTCAAAGGGCCACCGAAAAGACAGTGATAAATCCCGCAACCGCAAAGATGATGACACCTTGGCTGAGGCCTCTCATTCAAAAAAGACTGTTAAAAAG gtggtggtagtggaaCAAAATGGCTCTTTTCAAGTAAAGATCCCCAAAAATTTTATTTGTGAACACTGCTTTGGAGCCTTTCGGAGCAGTTATCACCTCAAGAGGCACGTCCTTATCCACACGG GTGAGAAACCGTTTGAGTGTGACGTATGTGATATGCGTTTCATCCAGAAGTACCATCTTGAACGCCACAAGCGGGTACACAGTGGCGAAAAGCCTTACCAGTGTGAACGATGTCATCAG TGTTTTTCTCGGACAGACCGATTACTCAGACACAAACGGATGTGCCAAGGATGCCAGTCCAAGACTTCTGATGGGCAGTTTTCTCTATAG
- the Znf740 gene encoding zinc finger protein 740 isoform X8: MAQGHRKDSDKSRNRKDDDTLAEASHSKKTVKKVVVVEQNGSFQVKIPKNFICEHCFGAFRSSYHLKRHVLIHTGEKPFECDVCDMRFIQKYHLERHKRVHSGEKPYQCERCHQCFSRTDRLLRHKRMCQGCQSKTSDGQFSL, from the exons ATGGCTCAG GGCCACCGAAAAGACAGTGATAAATCCCGCAACCGCAAAGATGATGACACCTTGGCTGAGGCCTCTCATTCAAAAAAGACTGTTAAAAAG gtggtggtagtggaaCAAAATGGCTCTTTTCAAGTAAAGATCCCCAAAAATTTTATTTGTGAACACTGCTTTGGAGCCTTTCGGAGCAGTTATCACCTCAAGAGGCACGTCCTTATCCACACGG GTGAGAAACCGTTTGAGTGTGACGTATGTGATATGCGTTTCATCCAGAAGTACCATCTTGAACGCCACAAGCGGGTACACAGTGGCGAAAAGCCTTACCAGTGTGAACGATGTCATCAG TGTTTTTCTCGGACAGACCGATTACTCAGACACAAACGGATGTGCCAAGGATGCCAGTCCAAGACTTCTGATGGGCAGTTTTCTCTATAG
- the Znf740 gene encoding zinc finger protein 740 isoform X2 yields MAQASLLACEGLAGVSLVPTAASKKMMLSQIASKQAENGERAGSPDVLRCSSQMDCKPRFDLSSKGHRKDSDKSRNRKDDDTLAEASHSKKTVKKVVVVEQNGSFQVKIPKNFICEHCFGAFRSSYHLKRHVLIHTGEKPFECDVCDMRFIQKYHLERHKRVHSGEKPYQCERCHQCFSRTDRLLRHKRMCQGCQSKTSDGQFSL; encoded by the exons ATGGCTCAG GCAAGTCTTCTGGCTTGTGAAGGCCTAGCAGGTGTGAGTTTGGTTCCCACTGCAGCCAGCAAGAAGATGATGCTGAGTCAGATTGCCAGCAAGCAGGCCGAAAATGGCGAGCGGGCAGGTAGCCCCGATGTGCTGAGGTGTTCCAGTCAG ATGGACTGTAAGCCTAGATTTGATTTGTCTTCAAAGGGCCACCGAAAAGACAGTGATAAATCCCGCAACCGCAAAGATGATGACACCTTGGCTGAGGCCTCTCATTCAAAAAAGACTGTTAAAAAG gtggtggtagtggaaCAAAATGGCTCTTTTCAAGTAAAGATCCCCAAAAATTTTATTTGTGAACACTGCTTTGGAGCCTTTCGGAGCAGTTATCACCTCAAGAGGCACGTCCTTATCCACACGG GTGAGAAACCGTTTGAGTGTGACGTATGTGATATGCGTTTCATCCAGAAGTACCATCTTGAACGCCACAAGCGGGTACACAGTGGCGAAAAGCCTTACCAGTGTGAACGATGTCATCAG TGTTTTTCTCGGACAGACCGATTACTCAGACACAAACGGATGTGCCAAGGATGCCAGTCCAAGACTTCTGATGGGCAGTTTTCTCTATAG
- the Znf740 gene encoding zinc finger protein 740 isoform X7: MKEGHRKDSDKSRNRKDDDTLAEASHSKKTVKKVVVVEQNGSFQVKIPKNFICEHCFGAFRSSYHLKRHVLIHTGEKPFECDVCDMRFIQKYHLERHKRVHSGEKPYQCERCHQCFSRTDRLLRHKRMCQGCQSKTSDGQFSL; this comes from the exons ATGAAGGAG GGCCACCGAAAAGACAGTGATAAATCCCGCAACCGCAAAGATGATGACACCTTGGCTGAGGCCTCTCATTCAAAAAAGACTGTTAAAAAG gtggtggtagtggaaCAAAATGGCTCTTTTCAAGTAAAGATCCCCAAAAATTTTATTTGTGAACACTGCTTTGGAGCCTTTCGGAGCAGTTATCACCTCAAGAGGCACGTCCTTATCCACACGG GTGAGAAACCGTTTGAGTGTGACGTATGTGATATGCGTTTCATCCAGAAGTACCATCTTGAACGCCACAAGCGGGTACACAGTGGCGAAAAGCCTTACCAGTGTGAACGATGTCATCAG TGTTTTTCTCGGACAGACCGATTACTCAGACACAAACGGATGTGCCAAGGATGCCAGTCCAAGACTTCTGATGGGCAGTTTTCTCTATAG
- the Itgb7 gene encoding integrin beta-7 precursor, which yields MVDSSTVLIFLLVLGGGQSELDTKITSSGETTEWEDPDLSPQGSCQPAPSCQKCILSHPSCAWCKQLNFTASGEAEARRCARREELLARGCPEQELEEPRGHQEVLQDRPLSQGDRGEGATQLAPQRIRVTLRPGEPQKFRVRFLRAAGYPVDLYYLMDLSYSMKDDLERVRQLGQALLLRLREVTHSVRIGFGSFVDKTVLPFVSTVPSKLNHPCPSRLERCQAPFSYHHVLPLTRDAQAFEREVGRQNVSGNLDSPEGGFDAILQAALCQEQIGWRNVSRLLVFTSDDTFHTAGDGKLGGIFMPSDGRCHLDSNGVYTNSAEFDYPSVGQVAQALTAANIQPIFAVTGATLPVYQELSQLIPKSAVGELSEDSSNVVQLIMDAYDNLSSTVTLEHSSLPPGVSISFESHCRSPEKSEGEAGDRRGQCNHVRVNQMVDFWVTLQASHCLPEAHVLRLWALGFSEELTVELHTLCDCNCSDAQPRAPYCSDGQGDLQCGICSCAPGRLGQLCECSEADLSSPDLESGCRAPNGTGPLCSGKGRCQCGRCSCSGQSSGRLCECDDASCERHEGILCGGFGHCQCGVCHCHANRTGRACECSESVDSCVSPEGGLCSGHGDCKCNRCQCLDGYYGALCDQCLGCKSPCEQYRDCAECGAFGTGPLAANCSAACADVNVTLALAPNLDDGWCKERTLDNQLFFFLVENSARGVILRVRPQEKGADHTRAIILGCVGGIVAVGLGLVLAYRLSVEVYDRLEYSRFEKERQQLNWKQDSNPLYKSAVTTTVNPRFQGGNKQSLSLPLTQEAD from the exons ATGGTGGATTCATCAACTGTTCTCATTTTTCTGCTCGTTCTGGGCGGAGGTCAGAGTGAGTTAGATACCAAGATTACGTCCTCAGGGGAGACCACAGAATGGGAGGATCCTGACCTGTCTCCACAGGGATCCTGCCAGCCAGCTCCTTCCTGCCAGAAGTGTATACTCTCACACCCCAGCTGTGCATGGTGCAAGCAACTG AACTTCACTGCCTCGGGGGAGGCAGAGGCGAGGCGCTGCGCGCGGCGTGAGGAGCTACTGGCCCGCGGGTGCCCCGAGCAGGAGCTGGAGGAGCCGAGAGGCCACCAGGAGGTGCTGCAGGACAGGCCACTCAGCCAGGGAGACCGCGGCGAGGGGGCCACCCAGCTGGCCCCGCAGCGGATCCGCGTCACGTTGCGACCAG GGGAGCCCCAGAAATTCCGGGTCCGCTTCCTCCGAGCTGCGGGATATCCCGTGGACCTGTACTACCTTATGGACCTGAGCTATTCAATGAAGGACGACTTGGAACGTGTGCGACAGCTCGGGCAAGCCCTGCTGCTCCGGCTGCGGGAGGTCACCCATTCTGTGCGCATAG gttttggctcctttgtggaCAAAACGGTGCTACCCTTTGTAAGCACAGTGCCCTCCAAGCTTAACCACCCATGCCCCAGCCGGTTGGAGCGCTGTCAGGCACCCTTCAGCTATCACCACGTGTTGCCCCTCACCAGGGATGCTCAAGCCTTCGAGAGAGAGGTGGGACGCCAGAACGTCTCTGGCAACCTGGACTCACCCGAAGGAGGCTTTGATGCCATTTTGCAGGCTGCTCTTTGCCAG GAGCAGATTGGCTGGAGAAATGTGTCCCGGCTTCTGGTGTTCACTTCAGACGATACGTTCCACACAGctggggatgggaaactgggtgGCATTTTCATGCCCAGCGATGGGCGGTGCCACCTGGACAGCAACGGTGTCTACACTAACAGCGCAGAGTTT GACTATCCCTCTGTGGGCCAAGTAGCCCAGGCTCTCACAGCAGCGAATATCCAACCTATCTTTGCTGTCACCGGCGCAACACTGCCCGTGTATCAG GAGCTGAGCCAGTTGATTCCCAAGTCTGCTGTCGGGGAGCTCAGCGAAGACTCCAGCAATGTGGTGCAGCTCATCATGGATGCTTACGAC AACCTGTCATCCACCGTGACTCTTGAACACTCTTCGCTCCCACCTGGAGTCAGCATCTCTTTCGAGTCTCACTGTAGGAGTCCTGAGAAGAGTGAGGGTGAGGCTGGGGACCGTCGGGGACAGTGCAATCATGTCCGAGTCAACCAGATG GTGGATTTCTGGGTCACTCTTCAAGCCTCTCACTGCCTCCCAGAAGCCCATGTCCTACGGCTCTGGGCCCTTGGCTTCTCAGAGGAGTTAACTGTGGAGCTGCACACACTGTGTGACTGCAATTGTAGTGATGCCCAGCCTCGCGCTCCTTACTGCAGCGATGGACAGGGGGACCTTCAATGCGGGATATGCAG CTGTGCCCCTGGCCGCCTTGGTCAGCTGTGTGAATGCTCTGAGGCTGACCTGTCCTCCCCAGATTTGGAATCTGGTTGCCGGGCCCCCAATGGGACAGGGCCCCTGTGCAGCGGGAAGGGTCGATGCCAATGTGGACGCTGCAGTTGCAGTGGACAGAGCTCTGGGCGTCTGTGCGAGTGTGATGATGCCAGCTGTGAGCGACACGAGGGCATCCTCTGTGGAG GCTTTGGCCACTGCCAGTGTGGAGTGTGTCACTGCCATGCCAACCGCACTGGCAGAGCATGTGAGTGCAGTGAGAGTGTGGACAGCTGCGTTAGTCCCGAAGGAGGGCTCTGCAGTGGGCATGGTGACTGCAAATGCAACCGTTGCCAGTGCCTGGATGGCTACTACGGGGCTCTGTGTGACCAGTGCCTAGGCTGCAAGTCACCATGTGAGCAATACAG GGACTGCGCGGAGTGTGGGGCGTTTGGTACGGGTCCCCTGGCAGCCAACTGCAGCGCGGCTTGTGCTGACGTGAATGTGACCTTGGCCTTGGCCCCCAATTTGGATGATGGTTGGTGCAAAGAGAGGACGCTAGACAACCAGCTGTTCTTCTTCCTGGTGGAGAATTCGGCCAGAGGGGTCATACTGAGAGTGAGACCCCAAGAGA AGGGAGCAGACCACACCCGTGCCATCATACTGGGCTGCGTAGGGGGCATTGTGGCAGTGGGATTAGGGCTGGTCCTGGCTTACCGGCTCTCAGTGGAAGTCTATGACCGCCTTGAGTACAGCCGCTTTGAGAAGGAGAGGCAGCAACTCAACTGGAAGCAG GACAGCAATCCTCTCTACAAAAGTGCGGTCACAACTACCGTCAACCCTCGCTTCCAAGGGGGCAACAAACAGTCGCTGTCCCTCCCTCTGACCCAGGAGGCTGACTGA
- the Znf740 gene encoding zinc finger protein 740 isoform X3: MAQASLLACEGLAGVSLVPTAASKKMMLSQIASKQAENGERAGSPDVLRCSSQGHRKDSDKSRNRKDDDTLAEASHSKKTVKKVVVVEQNGSFQVKIPKNFICEHCFGAFRSSYHLKRHVLIHTGEKPFECDVCDMRFIQKYHLERHKRVHSGEKPYQCERCHQCFSRTDRLLRHKRMCQGCQSKTSDGQFSL; this comes from the exons ATGGCTCAG GCAAGTCTTCTGGCTTGTGAAGGCCTAGCAGGTGTGAGTTTGGTTCCCACTGCAGCCAGCAAGAAGATGATGCTGAGTCAGATTGCCAGCAAGCAGGCCGAAAATGGCGAGCGGGCAGGTAGCCCCGATGTGCTGAGGTGTTCCAGTCAG GGCCACCGAAAAGACAGTGATAAATCCCGCAACCGCAAAGATGATGACACCTTGGCTGAGGCCTCTCATTCAAAAAAGACTGTTAAAAAG gtggtggtagtggaaCAAAATGGCTCTTTTCAAGTAAAGATCCCCAAAAATTTTATTTGTGAACACTGCTTTGGAGCCTTTCGGAGCAGTTATCACCTCAAGAGGCACGTCCTTATCCACACGG GTGAGAAACCGTTTGAGTGTGACGTATGTGATATGCGTTTCATCCAGAAGTACCATCTTGAACGCCACAAGCGGGTACACAGTGGCGAAAAGCCTTACCAGTGTGAACGATGTCATCAG TGTTTTTCTCGGACAGACCGATTACTCAGACACAAACGGATGTGCCAAGGATGCCAGTCCAAGACTTCTGATGGGCAGTTTTCTCTATAG
- the Znf740 gene encoding zinc finger protein 740 isoform X5 codes for MMLSQIASKQAENGERAGSPDVLRCSSQMDCKPRFDLSSKGHRKDSDKSRNRKDDDTLAEASHSKKTVKKVVVVEQNGSFQVKIPKNFICEHCFGAFRSSYHLKRHVLIHTGEKPFECDVCDMRFIQKYHLERHKRVHSGEKPYQCERCHQCFSRTDRLLRHKRMCQGCQSKTSDGQFSL; via the exons ATGATGCTGAGTCAGATTGCCAGCAAGCAGGCCGAAAATGGCGAGCGGGCAGGTAGCCCCGATGTGCTGAGGTGTTCCAGTCAG ATGGACTGTAAGCCTAGATTTGATTTGTCTTCAAAGGGCCACCGAAAAGACAGTGATAAATCCCGCAACCGCAAAGATGATGACACCTTGGCTGAGGCCTCTCATTCAAAAAAGACTGTTAAAAAG gtggtggtagtggaaCAAAATGGCTCTTTTCAAGTAAAGATCCCCAAAAATTTTATTTGTGAACACTGCTTTGGAGCCTTTCGGAGCAGTTATCACCTCAAGAGGCACGTCCTTATCCACACGG GTGAGAAACCGTTTGAGTGTGACGTATGTGATATGCGTTTCATCCAGAAGTACCATCTTGAACGCCACAAGCGGGTACACAGTGGCGAAAAGCCTTACCAGTGTGAACGATGTCATCAG TGTTTTTCTCGGACAGACCGATTACTCAGACACAAACGGATGTGCCAAGGATGCCAGTCCAAGACTTCTGATGGGCAGTTTTCTCTATAG
- the Znf740 gene encoding zinc finger protein 740 isoform X4: MKEASLLACEGLAGVSLVPTAASKKMMLSQIASKQAENGERAGSPDVLRCSSQGHRKDSDKSRNRKDDDTLAEASHSKKTVKKVVVVEQNGSFQVKIPKNFICEHCFGAFRSSYHLKRHVLIHTGEKPFECDVCDMRFIQKYHLERHKRVHSGEKPYQCERCHQCFSRTDRLLRHKRMCQGCQSKTSDGQFSL, encoded by the exons ATGAAGGAG GCAAGTCTTCTGGCTTGTGAAGGCCTAGCAGGTGTGAGTTTGGTTCCCACTGCAGCCAGCAAGAAGATGATGCTGAGTCAGATTGCCAGCAAGCAGGCCGAAAATGGCGAGCGGGCAGGTAGCCCCGATGTGCTGAGGTGTTCCAGTCAG GGCCACCGAAAAGACAGTGATAAATCCCGCAACCGCAAAGATGATGACACCTTGGCTGAGGCCTCTCATTCAAAAAAGACTGTTAAAAAG gtggtggtagtggaaCAAAATGGCTCTTTTCAAGTAAAGATCCCCAAAAATTTTATTTGTGAACACTGCTTTGGAGCCTTTCGGAGCAGTTATCACCTCAAGAGGCACGTCCTTATCCACACGG GTGAGAAACCGTTTGAGTGTGACGTATGTGATATGCGTTTCATCCAGAAGTACCATCTTGAACGCCACAAGCGGGTACACAGTGGCGAAAAGCCTTACCAGTGTGAACGATGTCATCAG TGTTTTTCTCGGACAGACCGATTACTCAGACACAAACGGATGTGCCAAGGATGCCAGTCCAAGACTTCTGATGGGCAGTTTTCTCTATAG